The following proteins are encoded in a genomic region of Mustela erminea isolate mMusErm1 chromosome 3, mMusErm1.Pri, whole genome shotgun sequence:
- the LOC116585590 gene encoding BH3-interacting domain death agonist-like — translation MDRSIHPGLVNNLATEFTNRRLSEEDRRQCLAAALERVMQTYPTDTEDEKTMLILAMFLAKKVADHTPYLLCEVFRTTVNFINQNLFTYVRNLVRNEMD, via the coding sequence ATGGATCGTAGCATCCACCCAGGACTGGTGAATAACCTGGCAACAGAGTTCACGAATAGGAGACTGTCGGAAGAAGACAGAAGGCAGTGCCTCGCTGCTGCGCTGGAGCGGGTCATGCAGACTTACCCTACGGACACGGAAGATGAGAAGACCATGCTGATATTGGCCATGTTCTTGGCCAAAAAGGTGGCTGATCACACACCATACTTGCTCTGTGAAGTCTTTCGCACAACAGTGAACTTTATTAACCAGAACCTGTTCACCTACGTGAGGAACTTGGTCAGAAATGAGATGGACTGA